Genomic segment of Tomitella fengzijianii:
CCGGCTCGCCCGGGTGCGGGGTTCCGATTGCGGCTCAGGCGTCCTCCAGATCGGCGATGACGATCTTCTTCATCGCCATCATGGCCTGGACCTGGGCGGGGCGGGTCAGCAGCTCGCCCATGTTCGCGGGGATGATCTGCCAGCTGACGCCGAAGCGGTCCTTGGACCAGCCGCACTGCTCGGACTCGGGCACGTGCGAGAGCGCCGCCCAGTAGCGGTCGATCTCGGCCTGGTCCGCGCACGTGACCACGAAGGACACCGCCTCGGTGAACGTGAAGATCGGCCCGCCGTCGAGGCA
This window contains:
- a CDS encoding VOC family protein — encoded protein: MSTPAIAAVQPCLWFDDQAREAMEYYVSVFPHSRINEIIEYPDESLDEHFRGMSGKVLNGQFTLDGVDFVCLDGGPIFTFTEAVSFVVTCADQAEIDRYWAALSHVPESEQCGWSKDRFGVSWQIIPANMGELLTRPAQVQAMMAMKKIVIADLEDA